The proteins below come from a single Malus domestica chromosome 03, GDT2T_hap1 genomic window:
- the LOC114823873 gene encoding large ribosomal subunit protein uL16, which yields MGRRPARCYRQIKNKPYPKSRFCRGVPDPKIRIYDVGMKKKGVDEFPFCIHLVSWEKENVSSEALEAARIACNKYMTKFAGKDTFHLRVRVHPFHVLRINKMLSCAGADRLQTGMRGAFGKPLGTCARVAIGQVLLSVRCKESNKSHAAEALRRAKFKFPGRQKIIESRKWGFTKFNRTDYVRLKSEGRIIPDGVNAKLLGCHGSLALRRPGGAFIDAAVN from the exons ATGGGGAGAAGACCCGCTAGATGCTACCGCCAGATCAAGAACAAGCCCTACCCGAAATCCCGCTTCTGCCGCGGTGTGCCAGACCCGAAGATCCGAATCTATGACGTCGGCATGAAGAAGAAGGGCGTCGACGAGTTCCCCTTCTGCATCCACCTCGTCTCCTGGGAGAAGGAAAACGTTTCCAGCGAGGCTCTCGAGGCGGCGCGAATTGCCTGCAACAAGTACATGACCAAGTTCGCCGGCAAGGATACCTTCCACCTGAGGGTTAGGGTTCACCCCTTCCATGTCCTCCGAATCAACAAGATGCTTTCGTGCGCCGGAGCCGATAGGCTTCAGACTGGTATGCGTGGAGCTTTCGGGAAGCCGCTAGGTACTTGCGCTAGGGTTGCTATTGGACAGGTCCTGCTCTCTGTGCGTTGCAAGGAAAGCAACAAGAGCCACGCCGCTGAGGCCCTCCGCCGTGCCAAGTTCAAGTTTCCAGGCCGCCAAAAGATCATCGAGAGCAGGAAATG GGGATTCACCAAGTTCAACAGAACTGACTATGTGAGGTTGAAGTCTGAGGGTCGTATCATACCTGATGGTGTCAATGCCAAG CTTTTGGGATGCCATGGATCTTTGGCTTTGCGTCGCCCTGGTGGAGCATTCATTGATGCTGCTGTGAACTGA
- the LOC139194346 gene encoding protein FAR1-RELATED SEQUENCE 5-like, producing the protein MEHQDDEFHTPSSSDAKESVDCIHLDSDSETFEVLDQNEEKGEFTSKVGDISLGMTFDNEDDAYNYYNAYGRRVGFSVRKNRENKDRSGVLKKKQFCCSCEGFYKKKRTPKKKREETRCGCKAMLEIKLNLEGKFVVTNFVAEHSHVLVPASSSHLLRSQRLIEPSQAKLIDQMHSAGLQPSQIFSYFTTEAGGSQKLNFIQSDCNNLIMRKRIGILKKGDSECLLEYFKKKQTEDKSFFYSLRTNEENEISGCFFCDGNSRCDYTIFGDVVCFDTTFKTNRYNMVCAPVVGINNHGQTILFGCGLLDGETTDACEWLFKAFLQAMDGKAPRTIFTDQAQSIAAAISEVFPNCHHRLCLWHIYQNAARNLNHVFSEFKSFTQDFKRCIYDPETVEEFESSWNKLLDDYELRGNDWLEGIYLLREKWAQVYGRDHFCAAITLD; encoded by the coding sequence ATGGAACACCAAGATGATGAGTTTCATACTCCATCTTCTAGTGATGCTAAAGAATCAGTTGATTGTATACACTTAGATTCAGATTCCGAAACCTTTGAAGTCTTGgatcaaaatgaagaaaaaggagaatttACAAGCAAAGTTGGTGATATTTCTTTGGGGATGACTTTTGATAATGAGGATGATGCATATAATTACTACAATGCATATGGTAGAAGAGTTGGATTTAGCGTGAGAAAAAACAGAGAGAATAAGGACAGGTCAGGTGTgctaaagaaaaaacaattttgttgttcttgtgaaggtttttataaaaaaaaaagaactccaaagaagaaaagagaagaaacaaGATGTGGCTGCAAGGCAATGCTTGAAATCAAACTTAATTTAGAAGGGAAGTTTGTTGTGACAAATTTTGTTGCTGAACATAGTCATGTTCTTGTTCCGGCATCAAGTTCCCATTTATTGAGGTCACAACGATTAATAGAGCCTTCTCAAGCAAAATTGATAGATCAAATGCATTCTGCAGGACTACAGCCATCTCAGATATTCTCATACTTTACGACAGAAGCAGGAGGGTCtcaaaaactaaattttattcAGTCTGATTGTAACAATTTGATAATGAGAAAGCGCATCGGGATTCTTAAAAAGGGCGACTCAGAATGTTTGCTTGAATATTTTAAGAAAAAGCAAACTGAAGACAAGTCATTTTTCTATTCTCTTCGAACAAACGAGGAGAATGAAATAAGTGGTTGTTTTTTCTGTGATGGAAATTCGAGGTGCGATTATACTATATTTGGTGATGTTGTATGTTTTGATACGACATTCAAAACAAATAGATATAATATGGTGTGTGCCCCAGTAGTTGGTATCAATAATCATGGTCAAACCATACTTTTCGGATGTGGTTTGCTAGATGGAGAGACAACAGATGCATGTGAGTGGCTGTTCAAGGCCTTTTTACAAGCCATGGATGGAAAAGCACCACGAACCATATTTACAGATCAAGCCCAATCAATCGCTGCTGCGATTAGTGAAGTATTTCCTAATTGCCACCACCGACTTTGTTTGTGGCACATATATCAGAATGCTGCGAGGAACTTGAATCATGTTTTCAGTGAGTTTAAATCATTTACACAGGATTTCAAAAGATGCATATATGATCCGGAGACTGTTGAAGAATTTGAATCAAGTTGGAATAAGTTACTTGATGATTATGAATTGAGAGGAAATGATTGGCTAGAAGGGATATATCTATTACGTGAAAAATGGGCACAAGTTTATGGTCGAGACCATTTTTGTGCAGCTATTACTCTTGACTAA
- the LOC139194347 gene encoding protein FAR1-RELATED SEQUENCE 5-like, producing the protein MTTTQRIESMNKFLKKYFARNLLLQEFVIQYDKAVADRKEKERQAENATRQKWRSLYSDWNVEIEATKQYTSKIFYCFQEEVKKVLNLRPLKLESDDGVTRTYTVMNSGKQGINRTLMYDLANQTVLCSCKKFEFEGILCAHALKLYYDLDFSSIPYNYYLKRWSKDAKCDIGFDSYGEPFVSNLDSSSLVQYSELSNIAQRIIAKGAKNSQKCSFLKSELLKLEKKMEKHVNFGEQDDGTNDVNYVKHVTEAEKNPKIQDPKVQKSKGRGKGRMKSALESNQPKKKGPYKRKAIKESNSNAYERNGPSTRYAQTQV; encoded by the exons ATGACGACAACACAAAGAATTGAAAGCATGAACAAGTTTTTGAAAAAGTATTTTGCTCGAAACCTCCTTCTGCAAGAGTTCGTCATCCAATATGATAAAGCAGTAGCGGatcgaaaagaaaaggaaaggcaAGCAGAAAATGCAACTAGACAAAAATGGCGCAGTTTGTATTCTGATTGGAATGTGGAGATTGAAGCAACAAAGCAGTATACAAGTaagattttttattgtttccaaGAGGAGGTTAAGAAAGTTTTAAATTTGAGGCCACTGAAATTAGAAAGTGATGATGGGGTAACACGTACATACACAGTAATGAACTCAGGAAAACAAGGAATTAATAGAACACTTATGTATGACCTTGCAAATCAAACAGTTTTGTGCAGTTGCAAAAAGTTTGAGTTTGAGGGGATTCTTTGTGCACATGCTCTAAAGTTATACTATGATTTAGACTTTTCAAGTATACCATACAATTATTATTTGAAAAGATGGAGCAAGGATGCTAAATGTGATATTGGATTTGATTCCTATGGTGAACCGTTTGTGAGTAATTTAGACTCATCTTCCTTGGTTCAGTATAGCGAGCTATCTAATATAGCACAAAGAATCATAGCAAAAGGTGCAAAAAATAGccaaaaatgtagttttttgaaatctgagttgttaaagttggagaaaaaaatggaaaagcatGTCAATTTTGGAGAACAAGATGATGGAACAAATGATGTAAATTATGTTAAGCATGTGACTGAAGCTGAGAAAAATCCTAAGATCCAAGATCCAAAAGTTCAGAAGTCCAAAGGTCGGGGCAAAGGTAGAATGAAAAGTGCTTTGGAATCTAATCAACCTAAAAAGAAAGGTCCATACAAGAGAAAAG CTATTAAAGAATCCAATTCAAATGCATATGAGAGGAATGGACCATCAACAAGATATGCACAAACTCAGGTTTAA
- the LOC103417930 gene encoding probable LRR receptor-like serine/threonine-protein kinase At1g06840 isoform X1 translates to MHQSRAWTYAYVFATFLCWSSPRAGAQNPNITHPAEVTALRAIKGSLVDPNKNLSNWNRGDPCTANWTGVFCYNKTLDDGYLHVQELRLLNMNLSGSLSPQLGRLSYMKILNFMWNKISGSIPKEIGNITSLELLLLNGNQLSGSLPEKLGYLPKLDRLQIDENQISGSIPISFANLNKTRHFHMNNNSISGQIPPELSRLPRLIHFLLDNNNLSGYLPPQFSELPSLLILQLDNNNFEGTTIPDSYSDMSKLLKLSLRNCSLQGPIPDLSRIPNLAYIDLSSNRLNGSLPQGTLSDNITTINLSNNTLTGTFPGHFSDLPNLQRLSIANNSLNGSIPATLWENRKLNKTERLIMEMQNNKLTNITGSTVLPQNVTVWLRGNPVCSNGNLVNLCGTESDDENDSHISTNSTANCPNQACPPAYEYIPVACFCAAPLIVDIRLKSPAFTDFRPYESTYEQYLTSGIKLDLDQLVITSFVWENGPRLRISLKLFPVYVDNANNSHTFNRTEVKRIMNMFASWAIPGSDLFGPYELLDFILLDPYKDVFASSSKSGLGKGALAGIILGTIAGAVTLSAIVSLLILRKHLKDRHAISRRRRTTKSSIKIEGVKDFTFREMATATNNFSSSAQIGQGGYGNVYKGILADGTVVAIKRAQGGSLQGEKEFLTEIELLSPLHHRNLVSLVGYCDEKGEQMLVYEFMSNGTLRDHLSAARSKEPLGFEMRLRIAQGSAKGILYLHTEANPPIFHRDIKATNILLDSKFIAKVADFGLSRLAPVPDFEGTVSSHVSTVVKGTPGYLDPEYFLTHMLTDKSDVYSLGVVFLELLTGMQPISHGKNIVREVNIAFQSGMIFSVIDGRMGSYPSECVEKFLSLALKCCKVETDARPSMAEVVRELENIWFMMPESDSRTSESVTSSSGGKVVTLPPSSNAARHPYVSIDVSGSDLVSRVVPTITPR, encoded by the exons ATGCATCAATCAAGAGCTTGGACATATGCATATGTTTTTGCGACGTTCCTGTGCTGGTCTTCGCCACGGGCTGGAGCACAAAATCCTAATATCACCCATCCTGCAGAAG TGACCGCGCTGCGAGCCATCAAAGGAAGTTTGGTTGATCCCAACAAGAATCTGAGCAACTGGAATCGAGGAGACCCATGCACAGCAAATTGGACAGGAGTGTTTTGCTACAACAAAACATTAGATGATGGCTATCTTCATGTTCAAGAACT GCGACTACTAAATATGAACCTGTCAGGAAGTTTATCGCCACAGCTCGGCCGCTTATCTTATATGAAGATACT GAATTTTATGTGGAACAAAATAAGTGGAAGTATACCAAAGGAGATAGGCAACATTACATCCTTGGAACTTTT GCTCCTCAATGGAAACCAGTTATCAGGTTCCTTGCCCGAAAAGCTTGGTTATCTTCCAAAATTGGACAGATTACAAATCGACGAGAACCAAATATCGGGATCAATACCTATATCGTTTGCAAATTTAAACaagacaaggcattt TCACATGAACAACAATTCAATAAGCGGGCAAATTCCACCGGAGCTTTCCAGATTACCAAGGCTTATTCACTT TCTTCTTGACAACAACAACTTATCTGGGTATCTTCCACCGCAGTTCTCGGAGTTGCCAAGCTTATTAATACT TCAACTTGACAACAACAACTTTGAAGGGACTACAATTCCAGATTCATATAGCGACATGTCTAAACTGTTGAAGTT GAGTTTGAGGAACTGCAGCTTACAAGGGCCTATTCCTGATTTGAGTAGGATTCCAAACCTTGCTTATAT AGACCTAAGCTCAAATCGGCTAAACGGATCCTTGCCTCAGGGTACACTTTCTGATAACATCACGACGAT CAATTTATCTAACAACACTCTGACCGGAACATTTCCTGGCCACTTTTCAGATCTTCCTAATCTTCAGAGATT GTCTATAGCAAACAATTCATTGAACGGCTCCATTCCAGCAACGCTTTGGGAAAACAGGAAACTCAACAAGACAGAAAGACTAATCAT GGAGATGCAGAACAATAAGCTTACAAATATTACCGGCAGTACTGTACTTCCGCAAAATGTCACTGTCTG GCTTCGGGGAAATCCGGTTTGCTCAAATGGCAACCTTGTTAACTTGTGCGGAACAGAAAGTGATGATGAAAATGACAGTCATATTTCGACTAACTCCACTGCCAACTGTCCGAATCAAGCATGTCCACCCGCTTACGAATATATTCCTGTAGCTTGTTTTTGTGCTGCTCCTCTAATTGTTGACATTCGGTTGAAAAGTCCCGCATTCACAGATTTTCGCCCTTACGAAAGTACATATGAGCAGTATCTTACTTCTGGTATCAAATTAGATCTCGATCAGCTGGTCATTACTTCGTTTGTATGGGAAAACGGACCTCGACTGAGAATATCTCTGAAGCTTTTTCCTGTATATGTTGATAATGCCAATAATTCCCATACTTTCAATAGAACTGAAGTTAAAAGAATCATGAATATGTTCGCATCATGGGCAATTCCTGGCAGTGACCTATTTGGACCCTACGAACTTCTCGACTTCATTCTACTGGATCCTTACAAGGATG TGTTTGCCTCCTCTTCAAAGTCCGGTCTAGGCAAGGGTGCTCTGGCTGGCATCATACTAGGGACTATTGCTGGTGCCGTTACATTATCTGCAATTGTTTCTCTTCTTATATTGAGAAAGCATTTGAAGGATCGCCATGCAATTTCAAGAAGACGTCGTA CAACCAAGAGCTCCATAAAAATTGAAGGTGTCAAGGATTTTACTTTTAGAGAAATGGCCACGGCTACAAACAACTTTAGCAGCTCTGCTCAAATTGGACAAGGAGGTTATGGAAATGTTTATAAAGGCATCCTGGCAGACGGAACCGTTGTGGCCATAAAACGTGCACAAGGGGGATCATTACAGGGCGAGAAGGAGTTTCTAACAGAAATAGAATTATTGTCACCCTTACATCATAGGAATCTCGTGTCCTTAGTTGGGTATTGTGATGAAAAAGGGGAACAG ATGTTGGTTTATGAGTTTATGTCCAATGGAACTCTAAGGGATCACCTTTCTG CAGCTAGGTCTAAAGAACCACTGGGTTTTGAGATGAGATTAAGAATTGCTCAGGGATCAGCCAAGGGCATCCTATACCTCCATACAGAAGCCAACCCTCCGATATTTCATCGAGATATCAAGGCGACCAATATATTATTGGACTCTAAGTTCATTGCAAAGGTTGCTGATTTTGGCCTTTCCCGTCTTGCCCCGGTTCCAGATTTTGAAGGGACTGTGTCTTCTCATGTATCCACAGTAGTGAAGGGGACACCG GGTTACCTTGATCCAGAATACTTCTTAACTCATATGCTAACGGATAAGAGCGATGTTTATAGCCTCGGTGTTGTGTTTTTGGAGCTCTTAACAGGCATGCAGCCAATCTCACATGGCAAAAACATTGTTCGAGAG GTAAACATTGCATTCCAATCCGGTATGATCTTCTCAGTTATTGATGGAAGAATGGGGTCTTATCCTTCCGAGTGTGTGGAAAAGTTCTTGAGTTTGGCTCTCAAGTGTTGCAAAGTGGAGACAGACGCGAGACCCTCAATGGCGGAGGTTGTTCGGGAACTCGAGAACATATGGTTTATGATGCCGGAGTCTGACAGCAGAACATCGGAATCAGTGACGAGCAGTAGTGGTGGAAAGGTAGTGACTCTTCCACCCTCATCCAATGCAGCGAGGCATCCTTACGTCTCTATAGACGTCTCTGGCAGTGACCTTGTTAGCCGAGTCGTACCGACAATTACACCAAGATAG
- the LOC103406217 gene encoding uncharacterized protein, translated as MTQQPSNLRWGELEDEDGEEDLTFLLPPKQVIGPDKNGIKKVIEYKIKEDGTKVKITTNIQVRKIVVNKRVVERRLWAKFGDAAPVNKGAGDRGVVDDSLTMVSTEEIVLERPGMPCSKTAGGEALGDGLGKGGEIKLCRTCGKKGDHWTAHCPNKDLAPQDPEPFTDHKRPTSGHGKYVPPNKNASGDMRRRNDDNSVRVSNLSEDTQEADLHELFRPFGPVTRAHVVRDKTTSVSRGFGFVEFVSRDDAQRAINKLDGYGYDNLILRVEWAPPKAK; from the exons ATGACGCAGCAACCGTCCAATCTCCGATGGGGAGAGCTCGAAGATGAAGACGGCGAGGAGGACCTGACATTCCTTCTGCCGCCGAAGCAGGTGATTGGGCCCGACAAGAACGGCATCAAGAAGGTGATTGAGTACAAGATCAAGGAGGACGGCACTAAGGTCAAGATCACAACCAATATTCAGGTTCGGAAAATCGTCGTCAATAAGCGGGTCGTGGAGCGCCGCTTGTGGGCAAAGTTCGGTGATGCCGCGCCCGTGAATAAAGGTGCGGGTGACCGAGGGGTGGTAGACGACAGTCTCACTATGGTCTCCACGGAAGAGATCGTCCTCGAGCGCCCAGGTATGCCTT GTAGCAAAACTGCAGGAGGAGAGGCTTTGGGTGATGGACTTGGAAAAGGAGGGGAGATCAAACTTTGTAGGACTTGTGGTAAGAAGGGTGACCACTGGACTGCCCATTGCCCCAACAAGGATTTAGCCCCCCAGGACCCCGAACCGTTTACTGATCATAAGCGTCCTACGTCCGGACATGGCAAGTATGTGCCTCCTAACAAAAATGCAAGTGGTGACATGAGACGAAGGAACGATGACAACTCGGTTCGCGTTTCCAACCTTTCGGAGGACACACAGGAGGCCGACTTGCATGAACTTTTCCGGCCTTTCGGCCCCGTGACCCGTGCTCACGTTGTCCGGGACAAGACTACTTCCGTTAGCAGAGGATTTGGGTTTGTCGAGTTTGTGAGTAGGGACGATGCCCAGAGAGCAATCAACAAACTTGATGGCTACGGTTATGACAATCTCATCCTCAGGGTTGAATGGGCTCCACCCAAAGCAAAATAg
- the LOC103417930 gene encoding probable LRR receptor-like serine/threonine-protein kinase At1g06840 isoform X2, with protein sequence MHQSRAWTYAYVFATFLCWSSPRAGAQNPNITHPAEVTALRAIKGSLVDPNKNLSNWNRGDPCTANWTGVFCYNKTLDDGYLHVQELRLLNMNLSGSLSPQLGRLSYMKILNFMWNKISGSIPKEIGNITSLELLLLNGNQLSGSLPEKLGYLPKLDRLQIDENQISGSIPISFANLNKTRHFHMNNNSISGQIPPELSRLPRLIHFLLDNNNLSGYLPPQFSELPSLLILQLDNNNFEGTTIPDSYSDMSKLLKLSLRNCSLQGPIPDLSRIPNLAYIDLSSNRLNGSLPQGTLSDNITTINLSNNTLTGTFPGHFSDLPNLQRLSIANNSLNGSIPATLWENRKLNKTERLIMEMQNNKLTNITGSTVLPQNVTVWLRGNPVCSNGNLVNLCGTESDDENDSHISTNSTANCPNQACPPAYEYIPVACFCAAPLIVDIRLKSPAFTDFRPYESTYEQYLTSGIKLDLDQLVITSFVWENGPRLRISLKLFPVYVDNANNSHTFNRTEVKRIMNMFASWAIPGSDLFGPYELLDFILLDPYKDVFASSSKSGLGKGALAGIILGTIAGAVTLSAIVSLLILRKHLKDRHAISRRRRTTKSSIKIEGVKDFTFREMATATNNFSSSAQIGQGGYGNVYKGILADGTVVAIKRAQGGSLQGEKEFLTEIELLSPLHHRNLVSLVGYCDEKGEQMLVYEFMSNGTLRDHLSARSKEPLGFEMRLRIAQGSAKGILYLHTEANPPIFHRDIKATNILLDSKFIAKVADFGLSRLAPVPDFEGTVSSHVSTVVKGTPGYLDPEYFLTHMLTDKSDVYSLGVVFLELLTGMQPISHGKNIVREVNIAFQSGMIFSVIDGRMGSYPSECVEKFLSLALKCCKVETDARPSMAEVVRELENIWFMMPESDSRTSESVTSSSGGKVVTLPPSSNAARHPYVSIDVSGSDLVSRVVPTITPR encoded by the exons ATGCATCAATCAAGAGCTTGGACATATGCATATGTTTTTGCGACGTTCCTGTGCTGGTCTTCGCCACGGGCTGGAGCACAAAATCCTAATATCACCCATCCTGCAGAAG TGACCGCGCTGCGAGCCATCAAAGGAAGTTTGGTTGATCCCAACAAGAATCTGAGCAACTGGAATCGAGGAGACCCATGCACAGCAAATTGGACAGGAGTGTTTTGCTACAACAAAACATTAGATGATGGCTATCTTCATGTTCAAGAACT GCGACTACTAAATATGAACCTGTCAGGAAGTTTATCGCCACAGCTCGGCCGCTTATCTTATATGAAGATACT GAATTTTATGTGGAACAAAATAAGTGGAAGTATACCAAAGGAGATAGGCAACATTACATCCTTGGAACTTTT GCTCCTCAATGGAAACCAGTTATCAGGTTCCTTGCCCGAAAAGCTTGGTTATCTTCCAAAATTGGACAGATTACAAATCGACGAGAACCAAATATCGGGATCAATACCTATATCGTTTGCAAATTTAAACaagacaaggcattt TCACATGAACAACAATTCAATAAGCGGGCAAATTCCACCGGAGCTTTCCAGATTACCAAGGCTTATTCACTT TCTTCTTGACAACAACAACTTATCTGGGTATCTTCCACCGCAGTTCTCGGAGTTGCCAAGCTTATTAATACT TCAACTTGACAACAACAACTTTGAAGGGACTACAATTCCAGATTCATATAGCGACATGTCTAAACTGTTGAAGTT GAGTTTGAGGAACTGCAGCTTACAAGGGCCTATTCCTGATTTGAGTAGGATTCCAAACCTTGCTTATAT AGACCTAAGCTCAAATCGGCTAAACGGATCCTTGCCTCAGGGTACACTTTCTGATAACATCACGACGAT CAATTTATCTAACAACACTCTGACCGGAACATTTCCTGGCCACTTTTCAGATCTTCCTAATCTTCAGAGATT GTCTATAGCAAACAATTCATTGAACGGCTCCATTCCAGCAACGCTTTGGGAAAACAGGAAACTCAACAAGACAGAAAGACTAATCAT GGAGATGCAGAACAATAAGCTTACAAATATTACCGGCAGTACTGTACTTCCGCAAAATGTCACTGTCTG GCTTCGGGGAAATCCGGTTTGCTCAAATGGCAACCTTGTTAACTTGTGCGGAACAGAAAGTGATGATGAAAATGACAGTCATATTTCGACTAACTCCACTGCCAACTGTCCGAATCAAGCATGTCCACCCGCTTACGAATATATTCCTGTAGCTTGTTTTTGTGCTGCTCCTCTAATTGTTGACATTCGGTTGAAAAGTCCCGCATTCACAGATTTTCGCCCTTACGAAAGTACATATGAGCAGTATCTTACTTCTGGTATCAAATTAGATCTCGATCAGCTGGTCATTACTTCGTTTGTATGGGAAAACGGACCTCGACTGAGAATATCTCTGAAGCTTTTTCCTGTATATGTTGATAATGCCAATAATTCCCATACTTTCAATAGAACTGAAGTTAAAAGAATCATGAATATGTTCGCATCATGGGCAATTCCTGGCAGTGACCTATTTGGACCCTACGAACTTCTCGACTTCATTCTACTGGATCCTTACAAGGATG TGTTTGCCTCCTCTTCAAAGTCCGGTCTAGGCAAGGGTGCTCTGGCTGGCATCATACTAGGGACTATTGCTGGTGCCGTTACATTATCTGCAATTGTTTCTCTTCTTATATTGAGAAAGCATTTGAAGGATCGCCATGCAATTTCAAGAAGACGTCGTA CAACCAAGAGCTCCATAAAAATTGAAGGTGTCAAGGATTTTACTTTTAGAGAAATGGCCACGGCTACAAACAACTTTAGCAGCTCTGCTCAAATTGGACAAGGAGGTTATGGAAATGTTTATAAAGGCATCCTGGCAGACGGAACCGTTGTGGCCATAAAACGTGCACAAGGGGGATCATTACAGGGCGAGAAGGAGTTTCTAACAGAAATAGAATTATTGTCACCCTTACATCATAGGAATCTCGTGTCCTTAGTTGGGTATTGTGATGAAAAAGGGGAACAG ATGTTGGTTTATGAGTTTATGTCCAATGGAACTCTAAGGGATCACCTTTCTG CTAGGTCTAAAGAACCACTGGGTTTTGAGATGAGATTAAGAATTGCTCAGGGATCAGCCAAGGGCATCCTATACCTCCATACAGAAGCCAACCCTCCGATATTTCATCGAGATATCAAGGCGACCAATATATTATTGGACTCTAAGTTCATTGCAAAGGTTGCTGATTTTGGCCTTTCCCGTCTTGCCCCGGTTCCAGATTTTGAAGGGACTGTGTCTTCTCATGTATCCACAGTAGTGAAGGGGACACCG GGTTACCTTGATCCAGAATACTTCTTAACTCATATGCTAACGGATAAGAGCGATGTTTATAGCCTCGGTGTTGTGTTTTTGGAGCTCTTAACAGGCATGCAGCCAATCTCACATGGCAAAAACATTGTTCGAGAG GTAAACATTGCATTCCAATCCGGTATGATCTTCTCAGTTATTGATGGAAGAATGGGGTCTTATCCTTCCGAGTGTGTGGAAAAGTTCTTGAGTTTGGCTCTCAAGTGTTGCAAAGTGGAGACAGACGCGAGACCCTCAATGGCGGAGGTTGTTCGGGAACTCGAGAACATATGGTTTATGATGCCGGAGTCTGACAGCAGAACATCGGAATCAGTGACGAGCAGTAGTGGTGGAAAGGTAGTGACTCTTCCACCCTCATCCAATGCAGCGAGGCATCCTTACGTCTCTATAGACGTCTCTGGCAGTGACCTTGTTAGCCGAGTCGTACCGACAATTACACCAAGATAG